GACGGCGACCGCGCCGGGGTGCGCCACGTACTCGCGGAGCACCTGCGTCGCGCCGAGGTCGACCACGTCGCCCACGACATCCCACACCTTGCCGGCGTGGATCTGCGTGTGCTCGGTGACGGGCCGCGGCGCGTGCAGGTCGGTCAGCCCGGCCGGGGCGGCCACCCCGTCGACGCCGTCGACGCCGCCCCGGGCAGGGCTGTCCGCCACGTCAGTCCTCGTCCGTGCCGCGACGCTGGAGCGCGGCGCCGACCAGGCCCGCGAACAGCGGGTGCGCCCGGTTGGGCCGCGACTTGAACTCGGGGTGCGCCTGCGTCGAGACGTAGTACGGGTGCACGTCCCGGGGCAGCTCGACGAACTCGACGAGCGACGCGTCCGGGGAGGCCCCAGAGACGACCAGGCCGGCAGCCTCGAGCTTGTCGCGGTAGGCGTTGTTGACCTCGTAGCGGTGCCGGTGGCGCTCGGAGACCTTGGTGGTCCCGTACGCCTCGGCCACGACCGAGCCCTCCTTGAGCACCGCGTCGTACGCCCCGAGGCGCATGGTGCCGCCCAGGTCGCCGGCGCCGTCCACGATCGAGAGCTGCTCGGCCATCGTCGCCACGACCGGGTCCGCGGGGTTCGTGTCGAACTCGGAGGACGACGCCTCCGGGAGGCCCAGCACGTTGCGGGCGTACTCGATGACCATGCACTGCAGGCCGAGGCAGATGCCGAGCGTCGGCACCTGCTGCTCGCGGGCCCAGCGCAGCGCGCCGAGCTTGCCCTCGATGCCGCGCACCCCGAACCCTCCGGGGACGAGCACGGCGTCCACGCCCTCGAGCGCCAGGGCGGCGTCCTCCGGCGTCTGGCAGTCGTCCGACGTGACCCACCGGATGACCACCCGGGTGTCGTGGTGGAACCCACCGGCGCGCAGCGCCTCCGTCACCGACAGGTACGCGTCGGGGAGGTCGATGTACTTGCCGACGAGCGCGACCTCGACCTGGTGGGCCGGGGCGTGCACGCGCTGCAGCAGGGCGTCCCAGCTGCCCCAGTCGACGTCGCGGAACGGCAGGCCGAGCCGCTGCACCACGTAGGCGTCAAGCCCTTCCGAGTGCAGCACCTTGGGGATGTCGTAGATGCTCGGCGCGTCCTTGCACGTGACGACCGCCTCGACGTCGACGTCGCAGAACAGCGCGATCTTGCGCTTCGTCGACTCGGGGATGTCCCGGTCGGAGCGGCACACGATCGCGTCGGGCTGGATGCCGATCGACCGCAGGGCGGCCACGGAGTGCTGCGTCGGCTTGGTCTTGAGCTCGCCGCTGGGGCCGATGTACGGCACCAGGGAGACGTGCAGGAAGAAGACGTTGTCGCGCCCGAGGTCGTGCCGGACCTGCCGGGCCGCCTCGAGGAAGGGCTGCGACTCGATGTCGCCGACGGTGCCGCCGATCTCCGTGATGATCACGTCCGGCGGAGTCCCGACAGCGGGGTCGGCCTGCGCCCGCATGCGGGTCTTGATCTCGTCGGTGATGTGCGGGATGACCTGCACGGTGTCGCCGAGGTACTCGCCGCGTCGCTCCTTGGCGATCACCTGCGAGTACACCTGGCCGGTGGTCACGTTCGAGGAGCCGACCAGGTCGACGTCCAGGAAGCGCTCGTAGTGCCCCACGTCCAGGTCGGTCTCGGCGCCATCCTCGGTGACGAAGACCTCACCGTGCTGGAACGGGTTCATCGTGCCGGGGTCGACGTTCAGGTACGGGTCGAGCTTCTGCATCGTGACCCGCATGCCCCGGGAACGCAGCAAGCGCCCCAGACTGCTGGCCGTCAAGCCCTTGCCGAGAGAGGAGGCGACGCCTCCGGTGACGAAGATGTGCCGGGTCGTGTTGTCCGACCGCCCGGAGAGTCGATCTGCGCGCTCTGCCACGGGCTTCCACTCTACCCGAGAGATCCGCAGCGGTGGCCCCCAGGGAAGGTGAGTCGCAGCACTCTCCTGCCGATCCCGCGCGGGCCTTCGGCCGGACGTGCCCCGCCGCGGAGTGCGGAGGCGGTCAGCTCGACCGCTGCGGGGCGGCGCCGTAGACGTCGTGCAGCTGCTCGACGACGTCCGCCACGCGCGGCAGCGTCGCGGCCCGCGCGCGGGAAGCCGCAGCGAGGGCGGCACGCCGCGACGGGTCCGCGAGCAGCCCCGCCACGGCACTCGCCAGCGCGGCCGCGTCGCCCACCGGCGTCAGCACAGCGGCGTCGCCGGTCACCTCGCGGGTGCCGCCGGCGTCGGTCGCCACCACGGGCGCGCCCAGCTGGAGGGCCTCCTGCACGGCGATCGGCTGCCCCTCCCACACCGCGGTGCTCACCACCACGTCCGCGGCGGCGAGCAGGTCGGCGACGTCCTCCCTGCGCCCGAGCAGCCGCACGGGCAGGTCCTCCTCCTCGATCCGAGACCGCAGCTCGCCGTCGAGAGGGCCGTCTCCGGCGAGGGCCCACACGAGGCCGTCCAGGGCATCGACGGAGCGGAGCAGGGACGCCGCGTCCGCCAGCAGGCCCAAG
The sequence above is a segment of the Cellulomonas chengniuliangii genome. Coding sequences within it:
- a CDS encoding CTP synthase — its product is MAERADRLSGRSDNTTRHIFVTGGVASSLGKGLTASSLGRLLRSRGMRVTMQKLDPYLNVDPGTMNPFQHGEVFVTEDGAETDLDVGHYERFLDVDLVGSSNVTTGQVYSQVIAKERRGEYLGDTVQVIPHITDEIKTRMRAQADPAVGTPPDVIITEIGGTVGDIESQPFLEAARQVRHDLGRDNVFFLHVSLVPYIGPSGELKTKPTQHSVAALRSIGIQPDAIVCRSDRDIPESTKRKIALFCDVDVEAVVTCKDAPSIYDIPKVLHSEGLDAYVVQRLGLPFRDVDWGSWDALLQRVHAPAHQVEVALVGKYIDLPDAYLSVTEALRAGGFHHDTRVVIRWVTSDDCQTPEDAALALEGVDAVLVPGGFGVRGIEGKLGALRWAREQQVPTLGICLGLQCMVIEYARNVLGLPEASSSEFDTNPADPVVATMAEQLSIVDGAGDLGGTMRLGAYDAVLKEGSVVAEAYGTTKVSERHRHRYEVNNAYRDKLEAAGLVVSGASPDASLVEFVELPRDVHPYYVSTQAHPEFKSRPNRAHPLFAGLVGAALQRRGTDED